GTGGACAGCCATACCTCTGAACTATGGCAGCAAATTCTATCCATCATACAAACCAAGCTGAGTAAGCCGAGTTACGACACTTGGTTTAAGGCTACCAAGGCAGCGAAACTAAATGACCACTCCATTGTGATTTCTGCACCGACAACTTTTGCCGTGGAATGGCTTGAAAGCCGCTATACCAAGCTAGTCGGAGCAACGGTTTATGAGATTTTGGGCAAACAGCTAGAGGTCAAGTTCGTTATTGAAGAGAACAAGCCCGCCGAGGTCGACCTTCAGCAACAACCTCAGCAGCAGCCGGTCGTTCATGAAGAAGCTGTGTCCCATATGCTGAATCCCAAATATACATTCGATACATTCGTCATCGGATCGGGGAACCGTTTTGCCCATGCGGCATCGCTGGCCGTCGCCGAGGCGCCGGCCAAAGCTTACAATCCGCTGTTTTTATACGGTGGTGTAGGGCTGGGAAAAACGCATCTGATGCACGCTATCGGACACTATATTTTGGAGCACAATCCGGCCAGCAAGGTCGTTTATTTATCGTCGGAGAAGTTTACGAATGAATTCATTAATGCTATCCGGGACAACCGCGGGGAAAGTTTTCGGAATAAATATCGCAACATTGATATTCTGCTCATTGACGATATTCAATTCATTGCGGGTAAGGAATCGACGCAGGAGGAATTTTTCCACACGTTCAACGCGCTTCATGAGGAACGCAAGCAGATTATAATCTCAAGCGATCGGCCACCTAAAGAGATTCCAACGCTGGAAGAACGGCTACGCTCTCGCTTCGAGTGGGGACTCATAACGGATATCCAACCGCCGGATCTGGAAACGAGAATTGCTATTCTTCGTAAAAAGGCGCGGGCAGAAAACCTGGATATTCCCAATGAAGCCATGATGTATATCGCTAATCAAATCGATACAAACATCCGTGAGCTAGAAGGGGCGCTTATTCGCGTTGTCGCTTATTCCTCCTTAACCAATCAGGATGTATCAAGTCATCTCGCGGCTGAGGCGCTGAAGGATATTATCCCGTCCAGTCGACCAAAAATGATCACGATCCAGGATATACAGCACCAAGTCGGGGAATTTTACAATTTACGGCTGGAGGATTTTAAAGCGCGTAAACGGACGAAGGCTGTAGCTTTTCCACGACAGATTGCCATGTACCTGTCTCGTGAGTTAACCGATTATTCTTTGCCAAAAATCGGTGAAGCTTTCGGTGGGCGTGATCATACGACTGTCATTCATGCGCACGAAAAAATCTCCAAATCCATTCAAGTGGATCAGGATCTGTTTAAAGTTATCAACAACCTAATAGAAAAAATCAAAAATCCAACCTGAACAAGTTCAGAGCCTATACACAATTTATACACATGTGGATAGGCTTGATTTTATTAGGGTTACAGTGACTTATCCACATATTCAGTGCGCCTATTACTATTACTAATATATTTTAAAGATATACATCACCTAAATAAGGCCCGCGTCAACGCGTGCTTGAAGGATTAAAACCCGTAGGAGGAACTTATGAAGATCAGCATTCTGAAAAACGTTTTGAACGAGGCTATACAACATGTATCCAAAGCGATATCAAGTCGAACTACGATTCCAATTCTGAGTGGTATTAAGCTGGATGTGAATCACCAGGGAGTAACGCTGACCGCCAGCGATACAGACATCTCGATTCAATCCTTTATTCCGATGGAGGATGGTGACCAAACTGTCGTTCAGGTTGAACAACCCGGTAGTGTGGTGCTGCCTGCCAAATTCTTTGTCGAAATTATCAAAAAGTTGCCTTCGCAGGAGATTCGTATGGAGGTAAAAGACCAATTCCAAACCTTTATCTCGTCCGGTGCAACTGAAATTCAGATTGTTGGCTTAGATCCTGAAGAATTCCCGGTGCTTCCCAACATTGAAGAAAATCAAGTCATCTCTGTGCCAGGAGATTTACTTAAAAATATGATTAAACAGACGGTGTTCTCCATTTCCACCCACGAAACGACACCGATTTTAACCGGCGTGTTGTGGAATCTGGCTGAGGGGGAACTGAAGTTTGTGGCAACGGACCGCCACCGCCTTGCCACCCGCAGCGCTCATTTGGAGACGTCTGAAGGCTTGCGCTTTAGCAATGTTGTCATTGCGGGCAAAACGCTGAATGAGCTGAGCAGAATTATTCCAGACCAAAATATGCTTGTGGATATCGTAGTAGCGGACAATCAGGTATTATTCAAAGTAGATCGGGTGCTATTTTATTCCCGCATCTTGGACGGCACCTATCCTGATACTTCTAGAATTATTCCGACCTCCTACAAAACAGAACTGATTGTGGATACAAAAAGTTTAAGTGAGTCAATTGACCGTGCTTATTTGCTGTCCCGTGAGGAAAAAACGAATATCGTAAAAATGCAGTCGCTGGAAAATGGCGGTTTGGAAATTTCCTCTAGTTCCTCTGAGCTTGGCAAAGTGCGTGAGGAAGTAACGGTGTCCAAATTTGAGGGGGAGCCGCTCAAAATTTCGTTCAACTCCAAATACATGCTTGACGTGCTGAAGGTGATTGACAGCGAGCAGCTGACGATTGCTTTTACCGGCATTATGAGTCCCATTATTTTAAAACCGGCAGATTCCAGCAATGCGCTATATATCATCCTGCCATATCGCACAACCAACTGATGTCTAGCGTTAACCCACCTGAGGACAACCGAAAGGATGAACAAGCCTTGAAACCAATATCTATACAGACCGAATACATCAAGCTCGATCAATTTTTAAAATTAGCCGATTGTGTATCCACAGGAGGCATGGCTAAAGCCCTGCTGCAAGAGGGACAAGTCCGTGTGAATGGTGAACCGGAAGAACGTCGTGGAAGAAAACTGTACCCAGGTGATACCGTAGAAGTAGAGGACAACGGAAGTTTCGAGGTTACAGCAGGAGCATGATCGCCTGGGTGGCAAGGACTCCTTTTAGGTACGGAGTAACAAGGGGGACCCTATGTGTTTGTGAACAACATTGTTTTGCAGCAGTACCGGAACTATGAGCAGCTGGAACTGAATGAATTTGGTCCCGTTAATTTGCTGATCGGACAAAATGCGCAGGGCAAAACGAATCTGGTAGAGGCGATTTTTGTACTAGCTTTAACCAAAAGTCATCGAACGTCCCGCGACAAGGAGTTAATCTCTTTCGGGGCTACTTCCACTCACCTAGCCGCAGATGTGGATAAAAAATACGGGAAAATCAGACTGGATCTCGCGTTATCCACACAAGGCAAAAAAGCAAAGATCAACGGACTGGAGCAGCGTAAATTGAGCGATTTTATCGGTTCGTTAAATGTGGTCATGTTTGCACCTGAGGATCTGGAAATTGTGAAAGGAACACCGGGGGTTCGCCGCCGGTTTCTTGACATGGAAATCGGCCAGGTTGCGCCAGGCTATCTGTATCATTTGCAGCAATACCAGAAAGTATTGGTTCAGCGAAATAACCTGCTCAAGCAAGCTTGGGGTAAGGATATGGCGTCAGTGCAGCTGATGCTGGAGGTATGGAATGAGCAACTTGTTGAGCATGGTGTTAAAATTGTTAAAAAGCGGAAACAATTTATAACAAAGCTACAAAAGTGGGCTCAAGCTATTCATGAAGGGATCGCAGGTGGGACGGAAGAGTTAAAATTAACCTATGTTCCCTCCTTCAGTGAGCCAGAGGAAGAAGATGAAGCTGTCTTATTGGAGCGATTTATGATAAAGTTATCCCAAATGAGGGAACAGGAAATCCGCCGTGGCATGACTTTGGCGGGACCCCATCGTGATGATTTAGCCTTTGCCATTAACGGCAGAGAAGTGCATACGTATGGCTCTCAGGGGCAGCAGCGGACGACGGCCCTGTCCTTGAAGTTGGCCGAAATTGAGTTAATTCATGAGGAAATTGGTGAATATCCTGTCTTGCTGCTGGATGATGTTTTGTCCGAGCTGGATCCCTATCGTCAAACCCAGCTGATCGAGACCTTCCAAAGCAAAGTACAGACCTTTATCACGGCAACCGGGGTTGAGACTTTGAACGCAGAACGACTCAAGGATGCCAATATTTATCACGTCCACGACGGGCATGTGGAACACTAAGGAGTGAGTGACCGCTATGTATATTCATCTGGGTGGAGAAAAAATCATCCGCTCGTCAGAGCTTGTGGCTATTTTCGATATCTCGATTGAAAAATCCTCTAAAATCTCCAAGCAATACGTGAACCATGCCCAACAGCAAAAGCATGTCGAGATGATTGGCGAAGAGGAAGCCAAGTCCATCGTAGTTACTCAGAATACGGTGTATTATTCCCCCATCTCCTCAACAACACTCAAAAAGCGGGCAAACCAGTTTGTTGCCAATGCTTAACCATAGAATCTATAGAAGTAGGTGAAAGGCATGTCTATGAATCAACCGTCTTATGATGCGGGCGAGATTCAGGTCCTTGAGGGCCTGGAGGCGGTTCGGAAACGTCCCGGGATGTATATTGGCTCCACAAGCGCCAAAGGTCTCCATCATCTGGTCTGGGAAGTTGTGGACAACAGCATTGACGAAGCGCTGGCGGGTTATTGTGACAGCATTCAAGTTGTGGTTCACGAAGATAACAGTGTTACCGTTACAGATAATGGACGTGGTATTCCAGTAAGCGAACACGCCAAAATGAAAAAATCTGCGCTGGAAGTCGTTATGACTGTGCTTCACGCAGGCGGTAAATTCGGAGGCGGAGGGTACAAGGTATCCGGTGGTCTGCACGGGGTTGGGGTATCGGTAGTGAACGCTCTCTCCAGCAAAATGATTGTTCATGTTAAACGAGACGGACATCTGTATGAGCAGGAATATCACCGTGGTGCTCCGCAGTATGATGTCAGAGTCATCGGTGATACAGACGAGACGGGTACCCAAACGACCTTCTATCCGGACGATCAAATCTTTACAGAAACGACCGTATATGATTATGATACGCTCCAAACGCGGATTCGTGAGTTGGCTTTCCTGAATAAAGGCATTGCAATCAGCTTGACTGACGAACGGACGGGAGCTAGCGATACATTCCATTACGAGGGCGGAATCAGTGAATATGTGCAATTCTTGAATCAAAAAAGAGAAGCGCTACATGAACAGCCGATTTATGTCGAAGGCTCGCGGGATATGATTCAAGTCGAAGTTGCATTGCAATATAACGACAGCTATACCGAAAATATTTATTCTTTTGCCAACAACATCAACACCCATGAGGGCGGAACTCACGAATCAGGTTTCAAGAGTGCATTAACCCGGATTATAAACGATTATGCACGTAAAAATGGCTTGATTAAAGACAACAATGCCAACCTGACCGGTGACGATGTGCGTGAAGGATTGACGGCAATTATCTCCGTCAAAATTCCAGAACCACAGTTTGAGGGTCAGACCAAGACAAAGCTGGGTAACAGTGAGGTGCGAGGGATTGTCGAATCCTTATTCGCAGAGAAACTCCAGGAGTTCCTAGAGGAAAATCCGTCTGTTTCCCGCCGCGTGGTAGATAAATCATTGCAAGCAGCACGTGCCCGGGAAGCAGCGCGTAAAGCGCGTGAGCTTACACGTCGCAAAAGTGCGCTGGAAATCAGTTCGCTCCCAGGCAAGTTGGCGGATTGCTCCTCTAAGGATGCTTCGATTAGTGAACTGTACATTGTCGAAGGTGACTCCGCAGGGGGATCAGCCAAGCAGGGGCGTGATCGTCACTTTCAAGCTATTTTGCCGATTCGTGGTAAAATCCTGAATGTTGAAAAGGCACGCTTGGACCGTATTTTGTCCAGTGATGAAATCCGGTCGATGGTAACAGCAATGGGTACAGGGATCGGAGACGACTTTGACATCGCCAAAGCCCGTTATCACAAGGTCATCATCATGACAGATGCGGATGTCGACGGCGCCCATATTCGTACGTTGTTGCTGACGTTCTTCTATCGGTACATGCGTAAAATCATTGATGCAGGCTATATTTATATTGCTCAACCACCATTATTCAAAGTAGAGCGTAACAAAGTTGTACGTTATGCGAACTCCGAGGCGGAACGTGATGAGATCATCAGGGAATTTGGAGAAAACGCGAAGTACAATGTACAGCGCTATAAAGGTTTGGGTGAGATGAATGCGACCCAACTTTGGGAAACTACGATGGACCCTGAGAGTCGTACTATGCTTCAGGTAACTGTCAGTGACGCGATGCTGGCTGATACACTGTTCAATACCTTGATGGGTGATAATGTAGAACCTCGTCGTGACTTTATCCAAGAGCATGCAAAGTACGTGAAAAATCTTGATTTCTAATGTGTAA
The Paenibacillus peoriae DNA segment above includes these coding regions:
- the dnaN gene encoding DNA polymerase III subunit beta → MKISILKNVLNEAIQHVSKAISSRTTIPILSGIKLDVNHQGVTLTASDTDISIQSFIPMEDGDQTVVQVEQPGSVVLPAKFFVEIIKKLPSQEIRMEVKDQFQTFISSGATEIQIVGLDPEEFPVLPNIEENQVISVPGDLLKNMIKQTVFSISTHETTPILTGVLWNLAEGELKFVATDRHRLATRSAHLETSEGLRFSNVVIAGKTLNELSRIIPDQNMLVDIVVADNQVLFKVDRVLFYSRILDGTYPDTSRIIPTSYKTELIVDTKSLSESIDRAYLLSREEKTNIVKMQSLENGGLEISSSSSELGKVREEVTVSKFEGEPLKISFNSKYMLDVLKVIDSEQLTIAFTGIMSPIILKPADSSNALYIILPYRTTN
- the yaaA gene encoding S4 domain-containing protein YaaA encodes the protein MKPISIQTEYIKLDQFLKLADCVSTGGMAKALLQEGQVRVNGEPEERRGRKLYPGDTVEVEDNGSFEVTAGA
- the recF gene encoding DNA replication/repair protein RecF (All proteins in this family for which functions are known are DNA-binding proteins that assist the filamentation of RecA onto DNA for the initiation of recombination or recombinational repair.), with translation MFVNNIVLQQYRNYEQLELNEFGPVNLLIGQNAQGKTNLVEAIFVLALTKSHRTSRDKELISFGATSTHLAADVDKKYGKIRLDLALSTQGKKAKINGLEQRKLSDFIGSLNVVMFAPEDLEIVKGTPGVRRRFLDMEIGQVAPGYLYHLQQYQKVLVQRNNLLKQAWGKDMASVQLMLEVWNEQLVEHGVKIVKKRKQFITKLQKWAQAIHEGIAGGTEELKLTYVPSFSEPEEEDEAVLLERFMIKLSQMREQEIRRGMTLAGPHRDDLAFAINGREVHTYGSQGQQRTTALSLKLAEIELIHEEIGEYPVLLLDDVLSELDPYRQTQLIETFQSKVQTFITATGVETLNAERLKDANIYHVHDGHVEH
- the dnaA gene encoding chromosomal replication initiator protein DnaA, whose amino-acid sequence is MDSHTSELWQQILSIIQTKLSKPSYDTWFKATKAAKLNDHSIVISAPTTFAVEWLESRYTKLVGATVYEILGKQLEVKFVIEENKPAEVDLQQQPQQQPVVHEEAVSHMLNPKYTFDTFVIGSGNRFAHAASLAVAEAPAKAYNPLFLYGGVGLGKTHLMHAIGHYILEHNPASKVVYLSSEKFTNEFINAIRDNRGESFRNKYRNIDILLIDDIQFIAGKESTQEEFFHTFNALHEERKQIIISSDRPPKEIPTLEERLRSRFEWGLITDIQPPDLETRIAILRKKARAENLDIPNEAMMYIANQIDTNIRELEGALIRVVAYSSLTNQDVSSHLAAEALKDIIPSSRPKMITIQDIQHQVGEFYNLRLEDFKARKRTKAVAFPRQIAMYLSRELTDYSLPKIGEAFGGRDHTTVIHAHEKISKSIQVDQDLFKVINNLIEKIKNPT
- the gyrB gene encoding DNA topoisomerase (ATP-hydrolyzing) subunit B translates to MSMNQPSYDAGEIQVLEGLEAVRKRPGMYIGSTSAKGLHHLVWEVVDNSIDEALAGYCDSIQVVVHEDNSVTVTDNGRGIPVSEHAKMKKSALEVVMTVLHAGGKFGGGGYKVSGGLHGVGVSVVNALSSKMIVHVKRDGHLYEQEYHRGAPQYDVRVIGDTDETGTQTTFYPDDQIFTETTVYDYDTLQTRIRELAFLNKGIAISLTDERTGASDTFHYEGGISEYVQFLNQKREALHEQPIYVEGSRDMIQVEVALQYNDSYTENIYSFANNINTHEGGTHESGFKSALTRIINDYARKNGLIKDNNANLTGDDVREGLTAIISVKIPEPQFEGQTKTKLGNSEVRGIVESLFAEKLQEFLEENPSVSRRVVDKSLQAARAREAARKARELTRRKSALEISSLPGKLADCSSKDASISELYIVEGDSAGGSAKQGRDRHFQAILPIRGKILNVEKARLDRILSSDEIRSMVTAMGTGIGDDFDIAKARYHKVIIMTDADVDGAHIRTLLLTFFYRYMRKIIDAGYIYIAQPPLFKVERNKVVRYANSEAERDEIIREFGENAKYNVQRYKGLGEMNATQLWETTMDPESRTMLQVTVSDAMLADTLFNTLMGDNVEPRRDFIQEHAKYVKNLDF
- the remB gene encoding extracellular matrix regulator RemB; the protein is MYIHLGGEKIIRSSELVAIFDISIEKSSKISKQYVNHAQQQKHVEMIGEEEAKSIVVTQNTVYYSPISSTTLKKRANQFVANA